Proteins encoded by one window of Lacerta agilis isolate rLacAgi1 chromosome 11, rLacAgi1.pri, whole genome shotgun sequence:
- the ISOC1 gene encoding isochorismatase domain-containing protein 1 — protein MVRRRSRSRDWEPPARPVWPGGGSSSRRRSSGGAELERLPANMAAAEQQQPLVEGSAGVGGSSPGSVPVLFCFSVFARPSTVPHGSGYEVLIQKFLSLYGDQLDMHRKFVVQLFSDEWSQYIDLPKGFLVGERCKVRLVPLQIQLTTLGNLTPSSTVFFCCDMQERFRPAIKYFGDIISVGQRLLQGARILGIPVIVTEQYPKGLGSTVQEIDLTAAKLVLPKTKFSMVLPEVESAIAEIPGVRSVVLFGVETHVCIQQTALELVGRGLEVHIVADATSSRSMMDRMFALERLARTGIIVTTSEAILLQLIADKDHPKFKEIQNLIKASAPESGLLSKV, from the exons atggtgaggaggaggagcaggagccgCGATTGGGAGCCGCCGGCGCGCCCCGTCTGGCCGGGAGGCGGCAGCagtagcaggaggaggagcagcggaGGCGCGGAACTGGAGCGGCTGCCCGCGAACATGGCGGcggcggagcagcagcagcccttggTGGAAGGCTCCGCCGGCGTCGGCGGCTCATCTCCCGGCTCCGTGCCGGTGCTGTTCTGCTTCTCGGTGTTCGCCAGGCCTTCGACGGTGCCGCACGGCTCGGGCTACGAGGTGCTGATCCAGAAGTTCCTGAGCCTCTACGGCGACCAGCTGGACATGCACCGCAAGTTCGTGGTGCAGCTGTTCTCCGACGAGTGGAGCCAGTACATCGACCTGCCCAAGGGGTTCCTGGTGGGCGAGCGGTGCAAAGTGCGCCTCGTGCCGCTGCAGATACAG ttAACTACATTGGGCAACCTCACACCTTCAAGCACTGTGTTTTTCTGTTGTGATATGCAAGAGAGATTTAGACCTGCTATCAAGTATTTTGGAGATATCATCAGTGTAGGCCAACGATTA CTTCAAGGTGCACGGATTTTAGGAATCCCAGTTATTGTAACGGAACAGTATCCTAAAGGTCTTGGAAGCACAGTGCAAGAAATAGATTTAACTGCAGCTAAACTTGTCTTACCAAAAACAAAGTTTTCTATGGTATTACCTGAAGTTGAGTCTGCAATAGCAGAGATTCCTGGAGTTCGCAGTGTTGTTTTATTTGGGGTAGAA ACTCATGTCTGCATCCAACAGACAGCTCTGGAATTGGTAGGCAGAGGTCTCGAAGTTCACATTGTGGCTGATGCAACGTCTTCAAGAAGTATGATGGACAGAATGTTTGCCCTAGAG cGTCTTGCACGCACTGGGATTATCGTTACCACTAGTGAAGCTATATTGCTGCAGCTAATAGCTGACAAAGACCACCCAAAATTCAAAGAAATCCAGAACCTCATTAAGGCAAGTGCTCCAGAGTCAGGGCTCCTCTCCAAAGTGTAA